A single Sphingomonas kaistensis DNA region contains:
- a CDS encoding class I SAM-dependent DNA methyltransferase gives MNPHDFVFKWRGVELKERSASQSHFNDLCALLGVLDPITADRTGETYAFEKGATKTSGGEGWADVWKRGCFAWEYKGPRKDLDKAFSQLLQYSVALENPPLLIVSDMDRIRIHTNWTNTVQEVHELTLDDLLDGAKRDRLRQAFTDPDAFKPVKTRQALTEETAREFAAIAQRLRDRGHEPHRVAHFVNQLVFCMFAEDVGLLRDNLFTQMLEASRDTPAEFADNASRLFGAMATGGKLDFKKIDWFNGGLFSDDYALPLAAQDIDDLLAAARRDWSQIDPSILGTLFERGLDPAKRSQLGAHYTDRAKIMMIVQPVIIDPLEAEWAEALAQMTALVESAPKRTAERLLTPAEKRKAETLQAEASAIHSAFIERLANFRVLDPACGSGNFLYVALRALKDIEHRANLDAEALGLPRGFPRTGPENMLGIELNPYAAELARVSVWIGEIQWMRRNGFDAARNPILRPLETIECRDGVLGEDGTKAEWPKANVAIGNPPFLGNTKMIGELGENYTRVLRKAWKEVPGGVDLVCYWFANAWAMMVTGKLERAGLVATNSVRGGANRAVLKPIVKHGRIFNAWSDEEWTVEGAAVRVSMICFEAACARTPRLNGRVVDCIHADLTGGGLGTDLTKAVRLNENLRTCFEGMKKYGPFEVESQQARKWLRAPLNANGRPNSDVIYPWIVALDVVRRPLDRWAIDFASMSDSSAAFYEAPFAHAQKTVKLARAQDRNERTRLHWWIYERSRPELRERLESINRFIATPIVAKHRIFVWLPVSTRPSNLLDAIARDDDTTFGILHSRFHELWSLRMGTSLEDRPRYTPSTTFETFPFPEGLTPDIPAADYAADPRAQSIAAAAARLNELRENWLNPANLVRREPEVVPGYPDRILPVSEEAAKELKKRTLTNLYNARPQWLANAQAALDEAVADAYGWGDDWRAGLLTEDEILARLFRLNQERAAEEAKAPKGKKAKAVTE, from the coding sequence ATGAACCCTCACGATTTCGTTTTCAAATGGCGCGGCGTAGAACTCAAGGAACGCTCTGCTTCCCAAAGCCACTTCAACGACCTTTGCGCGCTACTCGGCGTCCTGGACCCAATCACCGCCGACCGCACCGGCGAAACCTACGCATTCGAAAAGGGGGCGACCAAGACCAGTGGCGGCGAAGGCTGGGCTGACGTGTGGAAACGCGGCTGCTTCGCGTGGGAATATAAAGGTCCGCGCAAGGACCTCGACAAAGCCTTTTCGCAGCTCCTCCAATACAGTGTTGCGCTGGAAAACCCCCCGCTTCTGATCGTGTCCGACATGGACCGCATCCGCATCCACACCAACTGGACCAACACGGTCCAAGAGGTGCACGAGCTGACCCTCGACGACCTGCTCGACGGAGCAAAGCGCGACCGCCTCCGGCAAGCCTTTACCGATCCCGACGCCTTCAAACCCGTCAAGACCCGCCAGGCGCTGACCGAGGAAACCGCGCGGGAGTTCGCCGCCATCGCCCAACGGCTGCGCGACCGCGGCCACGAACCGCATCGGGTCGCTCACTTCGTCAACCAGCTCGTCTTCTGCATGTTCGCCGAAGATGTCGGCCTGCTGCGCGACAACCTGTTCACCCAGATGCTCGAAGCGAGCCGCGACACGCCGGCCGAATTCGCCGACAACGCCAGCCGCCTGTTCGGGGCGATGGCGACCGGCGGCAAGCTCGACTTCAAGAAGATCGACTGGTTCAACGGCGGCCTGTTCAGCGACGATTACGCGCTTCCTCTGGCGGCGCAGGATATCGACGACCTGCTCGCCGCCGCCCGTCGTGACTGGTCGCAGATCGACCCCTCGATCCTCGGCACCCTGTTCGAACGCGGCCTCGATCCGGCCAAGCGCAGCCAGCTTGGCGCCCACTACACCGACCGTGCCAAGATCATGATGATCGTCCAGCCGGTCATCATCGATCCGCTGGAAGCGGAATGGGCCGAGGCGCTGGCGCAGATGACGGCGCTGGTCGAAAGCGCCCCAAAGCGCACCGCAGAGCGCCTCCTCACCCCGGCGGAAAAGCGCAAGGCGGAGACGCTGCAGGCGGAAGCCTCGGCCATCCATTCCGCCTTTATCGAACGGCTCGCCAACTTCCGTGTGCTCGACCCCGCCTGCGGGTCGGGCAATTTCCTCTACGTCGCCCTGCGCGCGTTGAAGGACATCGAACACCGCGCCAATCTCGACGCCGAAGCCCTCGGCCTCCCCCGCGGCTTTCCCCGCACCGGGCCGGAGAACATGCTCGGGATCGAGCTTAATCCCTATGCCGCCGAACTGGCGCGGGTGTCGGTGTGGATCGGTGAGATCCAGTGGATGCGGCGGAATGGCTTCGATGCGGCTCGAAACCCGATCTTGCGGCCGCTGGAAACGATAGAATGCCGGGATGGGGTGTTAGGCGAGGACGGTACAAAGGCAGAATGGCCGAAAGCTAACGTCGCGATCGGCAACCCGCCGTTCCTTGGCAACACGAAGATGATTGGAGAGCTCGGCGAGAACTACACCCGCGTCCTCCGTAAGGCGTGGAAGGAGGTGCCCGGCGGCGTCGATCTGGTCTGTTACTGGTTTGCCAACGCATGGGCGATGATGGTCACTGGCAAGCTGGAGCGGGCAGGGCTGGTTGCCACAAATAGCGTTCGAGGGGGAGCCAATCGGGCGGTGCTGAAGCCGATCGTAAAGCACGGCCGCATCTTCAACGCTTGGAGCGATGAAGAGTGGACCGTTGAGGGCGCTGCGGTTCGGGTTTCGATGATATGCTTCGAGGCTGCATGTGCACGAACCCCAAGGCTCAATGGGCGGGTAGTCGACTGCATCCATGCCGACCTGACCGGAGGCGGATTAGGAACAGACCTGACGAAAGCGGTCCGACTCAATGAAAACCTTCGAACATGCTTCGAAGGCATGAAAAAGTATGGTCCCTTTGAGGTCGAGAGCCAGCAAGCGCGTAAATGGCTCCGAGCACCATTGAATGCGAATGGCCGCCCAAACTCCGATGTAATCTATCCTTGGATCGTGGCGCTTGATGTTGTGCGCCGTCCACTAGACCGCTGGGCCATCGATTTTGCGTCAATGAGCGATTCAAGTGCCGCGTTCTACGAAGCACCGTTCGCACATGCTCAGAAAACGGTTAAGCTCGCCCGTGCGCAAGATCGTAATGAGCGAACGCGTCTGCATTGGTGGATTTACGAGCGATCGCGACCAGAACTGCGTGAACGGCTAGAATCGATCAATCGCTTCATTGCCACGCCGATAGTTGCGAAGCACCGCATCTTTGTTTGGCTGCCTGTCTCGACGCGTCCATCCAATTTGCTCGATGCTATCGCCCGCGACGACGACACAACCTTCGGCATCCTCCATTCGCGCTTTCACGAACTCTGGTCGCTGCGCATGGGCACCTCGCTGGAGGACCGCCCCCGCTACACACCCTCTACCACCTTCGAGACCTTCCCCTTCCCCGAAGGCCTAACCCCCGACATTCCCGCCGCCGACTACGCCGCCGACCCTCGCGCGCAGTCCATCGCCGCCGCCGCCGCCCGTCTCAACGAGCTTCGCGAGAACTGGCTCAACCCCGCCAATCTCGTCCGACGCGAGCCCGAAGTCGTTCCCGGCTATCCCGACCGAATCCTACCGGTCAGCGAGGAAGCGGCGAAGGAACTGAAGAAGCGCACCCTCACCAACCTCTACAACGCGCGCCCGCAATGGCTTGCCAACGCCCAAGCCGCGCTCGATGAAGCCGTGGCCGACGCTTACGGCTGGGGCGACGACTGGCGAGCCGGGCTCCTCACCGAGGATGAAATCCTCGCCCGGCTGTTCCGCCTCAATCAGGAGCGGGCGGCAGAAGAAGCCAAGGCGCCGAAGGGCAAGAAGGCAAAGGCCGTCACGGAGTAA